The DNA region CATGGATCGGGAGCGCACCCAGTTTGCGGATAACAGCCTGAAGTACCAGATGAGTCTGACCGCATTGAGCGGACAGATTAAAGGCATGATGAACGTGCTACAGGGGGGGAACTAATCCGTGGCGCTGCTGAATATTTTTGATATTGCCGGTTCGGCATTAACGGCGCAGTCCAAGCGCCTGAACGTGGCCGCCAGTAACCTGGCCAACGCCGACAGCGTCACGGGACCGGATGGTCAACCGTATCGCGCAAAGCAGGTGGTCTTCCAGGTGGATGCGGCTCCAGGTGCGGCAACGGGCGGCGTGAAAGTGTCGGACGTCATTGAGAGTCAGGCACCGGACAAGCTGGTCTATGAGCCAGGCAATCCGCTGGCCGATGCCAATGGCTACGTGAAGATGCCTAACGTCGATGTGGTCGGAGAGATGGTGAATACCATGTCGGCTTCCCGCAGTTATCAGGCGAACGTCGAAGTCCTCAACACCGTTAAGAGCATGATGCTTAAGACGCTGACACTGGGCCAGTAAAAGGAGACAGCCATGTCAATTGCGGTAAACGTTAACGATCCGACAAACACCGGTGTGAAAAGCGCCAGCAACGGGAGTTCCCTGTCGGGCAGCAATGCGGCCGATCTGCAAAGCAGCTTTCTGACGCTGCTGGTGGCGCAACTGAAAAACCAGGATCCGACTAACCCGATGCAGAACAATGAGCTGACCACGCAACTCGCGCAGATCAGCACCGTCAGTGGTATTGAGAAACTCAATACCACCCTCGGATCGATTTCCGGGCAGATCGACAACAGCCAGTCATTACAGGCCAGCACGCTGATTGGTCATGGCGTGATGATCCCGGGCACCACCATTCTGGCGGGGAAAGGCAGCGAAGAGGGGGCCACCACCACGACCACGCCGTTTGGCGTTGAGCTGCAACAGCCGGCTGACAAAGTCACCGCCACCATTACCGACAAAGACGGCAAAGTGGTGCGTACGATTGAGATTGGCGCGCTGAAGGCCGGTGTTCACACCTTTACCTGGGACGGCACCCTGACCGATGGCACCACGGCAGAGAACGGCTCATATAACGTGGCGATGACCGCCAGTAACGGCGCAACGCAACTGGTGGCACAACCACTGCAGTTCGCATTGGTGCAAGGGGTGATTCGCAGCAGCAGCGGCAACACACTGGATCTGGGCACCTACGGAACCACCACCCTCGACGAAGTACGGCAGATAATCTAAGCCTTCTCACTAATCAGGAGTCATCATGGCTTTTTCACAAGCGGTTAGCGGTCTGAATGCCGCAGCGACCAACCTCGATGTCATTGGTAACAACATCGCCAACTCCGCAACCTATGGTTTTAAATCCGGTACGGCGTCCTTTGCGGATATGTTTGCCGGTTCGAAAGTCGGTCTGGGGGTAAAAGTCGCAGGCATCACTCAGGACTTTACCGACGGCACGACCACCAACACCGGTCGCGGTCTGGATGTCGCCATCAGCCAGAACGGCTTCTTCCGTCTGGTCGACAGTAATGGTTCTGTTTTCTACAGCCGTAACGGCCAGTTCAAACTGGATGAAAACCGTACCCTGGTCAACATGCAGGGCATGCAACTGACGGGTTACCCGGCAACCGGCACGCCGCCGACTATTCAGCAAGGGGCGAACCCGGGACCGATCACCATCCCGAATACGCTGATGGGTGCGAAAAGTACCGATACCGCGGCGATGCAGATCAACCTGAACTCGACGGACAAGATCCCGGCGAATAAGCCCTTCGCACCAACCGACGCTGACAGCTACAACAAGCGCGCACCTGTGACGGTGTTCGACAGTCAGGGTAATCAGCACGATATTAACCTGTTCTACGTTAAGACGGGCGATAACACCTGGGATGTCTGGACTCAGGACTCCAGTGTCGCGAACTCACCGCTGGTGAAAGCCGCCCAAATGACATTCGATAAGAACGGGGGACTGGATAGTGTTGAAGAATATACGCACAGCACGACATTACCGGCTGAAGACTGGGTATTGAGCGGTACGCCTAACGCGACGCCGTCATTCTCCATTACCACCGGTACGGTCAATGGCGCTATTCCCGCGACCTTCACCCTGAGCCTGCAGAACTCCATGCAGCAGAACACCGGGACTAACGCCGTCATTGCCACCACGCAAAACGGCTACAAGCCGGGCGATCTGGTCAGCTATCAGATTAACGACGATGGCACCGTGGTCGGCAACTACTCCAACGAACAGAAACAGGTGTTAGGGCAGATAGTGCTGGCGAACTTCGCCAACAACGAAGGCCTGGCCTCTCAGGGCGATAACGTCTGGGCCGCCACGCAGGCGTCCGGCGTGGAGCTGCTGGGGACGGCGGGGACCGGTAACTTCGGTAAGCTGACCAACGGCGCACTGGAGTCTTCGAACGTGGATCTGAGTAAAGAACTGGTGAACATGATCGTCGCCCAGCGTAACTATCAGTCGAACGCGCAGACCATCAAGACCCAGGACCAGATCCTCAACACGCTGGTTAACCTGCGCTAAGCGCCTGACGGGATAACGTAATGGATCACGCAATCTATACCGCGATGGGGGCGGCCAGTCAGACGCTGAACCAACAGGCGGTGACGGCCAGCAACCTGGCGAATGCCTCGACGCCGGGATTTCGTGCGCAGCTCAATGCGCTGCGCGCCGTGCCCGTCGAAGGGCTGTCGCTGCCGACGCGTACGCTGGTCACCGCGTCCACGCCGGGGGCCGATATGACGCCGGGCCAGATGGATTACACCTCGCGTCCGCTGGACGTGGCGTTACAGCAGGATGGCTGGCTGGCGGTACAGACCGCGAACGGCAGCGAAGGGTATACCCGTAACGGCAGCATTCAGGTTGATCCGACCGGACAGTTGAC from Citrobacter amalonaticus Y19 includes:
- the flgC gene encoding flagellar basal body rod protein FlgC encodes the protein MALLNIFDIAGSALTAQSKRLNVAASNLANADSVTGPDGQPYRAKQVVFQVDAAPGAATGGVKVSDVIESQAPDKLVYEPGNPLADANGYVKMPNVDVVGEMVNTMSASRSYQANVEVLNTVKSMMLKTLTLGQ
- the flgD gene encoding flagellar hook assembly protein FlgD — translated: MSIAVNVNDPTNTGVKSASNGSSLSGSNAADLQSSFLTLLVAQLKNQDPTNPMQNNELTTQLAQISTVSGIEKLNTTLGSISGQIDNSQSLQASTLIGHGVMIPGTTILAGKGSEEGATTTTTPFGVELQQPADKVTATITDKDGKVVRTIEIGALKAGVHTFTWDGTLTDGTTAENGSYNVAMTASNGATQLVAQPLQFALVQGVIRSSSGNTLDLGTYGTTTLDEVRQII
- the flgE gene encoding flagellar hook protein FlgE — encoded protein: MAFSQAVSGLNAAATNLDVIGNNIANSATYGFKSGTASFADMFAGSKVGLGVKVAGITQDFTDGTTTNTGRGLDVAISQNGFFRLVDSNGSVFYSRNGQFKLDENRTLVNMQGMQLTGYPATGTPPTIQQGANPGPITIPNTLMGAKSTDTAAMQINLNSTDKIPANKPFAPTDADSYNKRAPVTVFDSQGNQHDINLFYVKTGDNTWDVWTQDSSVANSPLVKAAQMTFDKNGGLDSVEEYTHSTTLPAEDWVLSGTPNATPSFSITTGTVNGAIPATFTLSLQNSMQQNTGTNAVIATTQNGYKPGDLVSYQINDDGTVVGNYSNEQKQVLGQIVLANFANNEGLASQGDNVWAATQASGVELLGTAGTGNFGKLTNGALESSNVDLSKELVNMIVAQRNYQSNAQTIKTQDQILNTLVNLR